The Sebastes umbrosus isolate fSebUmb1 chromosome 4, fSebUmb1.pri, whole genome shotgun sequence genomic sequence atacaagtaggactaataacacaaatcaatagcagtggatgtaaaagagtgatgaTACAACTATTGGAATTaatagctgtaataataatagaaatataactaatactaataacaataaaaaaggctgataataatgatggtaGAGgtgggtgtcaagcaggcagcagacgcAACCCCGTTAACATCCATCCCACAGCAGCCACTGTACCTTGTCTGTGACACTCTGCCAGGTGGCCGATGTCGTCCTGGTGGAAATACTCATAGAAGGAGGTTCCCAGCAGCTCCTGAGGCAGGTAGGCCAGGATGGCTGTGGCTCTGGAGAGGAAGAACAATAACAAGTTCTCTACATGTTGGtcaacagcaaaaacaactCAGCAATTAATCAATTCACGTTAGCTCCATTCATGTGTTGACTAGTGGTCCTACAGCATGGACAGAATCAGACAGATATAGACAGTGTCCAGCACCGATACACTTCAAAAGCACCGCTCATGTCATGTTAACTCATTGTTCCTGCATAGGAAATGGAAATGTGACCACCTTCAACAAATCCTGACCATGCTGGCAGAACTAAAACTTAAAAgagactctatgtaagaatcagaaatgtcttgttaacagcgacacctgtggccgttaagtcaacgaaagtcagcgtcttgttgctcgcgcttgtgctcgctctacatagacatgaacgagcatcggtcaaaacagtgaggagacacacgtcagctaaaagcacaatatcactctatatttcagctgcttggcagtaatgttagctgaccagacggaggtctctccatgaatcaatgctgatcctagtgttggcttttacacacatttatacgGGTAGAACTACACACATTACTGTGGCAAAATATAACGtgatataaaaagaaaagtgacAATACACATCAGGAGCATAAGTGGAATACTGTGCTAAATAAATCCAAACTGATGAACCGATGATTACCTTTAATTTAATCTTTTACATAAATGAGCTGCCAGACAGTAGAGGTAGGCCATATATCAGATACAGTCGATGGACTGCAGCTTGTTCTACGTGGGATGTAGTAAATTACTATATCGGCAACATCGAGCACTGGCATGAGACTCGCTCTGGCGTCTCTCCATCCCACGATACACTCTgttggggggcgggggggggagagtgtgtgtgtagcgtATGAGCATGGATGTGTGTATGAGGCGTGTGTTTTAGAATGTGGAGGGAAGCAGggaacagagagagtgagagagagagagagatagagagagagagagagagagcccggagagagaggaagaagtgaAGCGCCAAAGCGACTTTATACGTGTCGGTTCAGAGCCTGTAAGAACAGCCTTCAAAATAAGAGTGATCTTCGggtctttttaaaaactttcaactgcaaactgtatttcagagaaaaatttaatttcaattgTGTGAATAATTAGTCAGACTTACTAAGAGACCAATCTGCCATCAGTACGACAGTACGCCACCTCATAGGTTTACTCACGCTGCCTAGCAGAAGGTACGCATGATCGTCATCTATTAAAACTGAACTATCAGAGGTCTCAACTGCTGCATGAAAGCTTCAACAACGACCTACTCCAGCAATTAGAGTCAGTTTGGATGAAAGTGTGATCTAAAGTTTGTGGCCAACTGATTTGTTTTAGCAATGTCACTCGAAGCAAGGTCCTAGTGTTTGCTCTCTTTTTAATGAGGTCATTCTCATCTAGACATCTAGATCTCAAGGATTGTTGAACAGAACGGTGGCTTTTCATTCCACAGTATCAGAGGAACCGGACAGATGATGGAGCGGGACGGTACCGCTGTTACGGATCAACTGCTGGGACTTTAGACTGAATTGGTTTGTTATTGACAATTCGACATACACCCATGTGAATTTTCTCAAGTCTTAGTTGGGAGTCAAACCTGAGTCACCAACAAAGAGCAGCGGTACTCTTCAATATCAATGCACTAAACCAGTTCACCAGCTGCTTCTTTAAGGCAGcaatgggtagaaatggagcaaataggattaaaaaaagttatttttataaacggtcactatatcctgatgtgagacaagtaatctgaaaaaattcatgtgcctctgtgtcctccggtgtcctccggtgctcccaacggcatctgcaagatttcacagaccggaggaaaacaagcagtaagagctgatctgaggtctgctgtccagccgGCTGTCAAttactcgcgaactccgaccaaacggtcaaactaggcagcgctgatcaaatatgaatcaatattctgttacattaatgcctatttctctcctcaaatgtttccagaatcatcttgtagtgtactgtttagctgtcaaatgagaaagtttgtgacccggcagccatgttgagatctgttgaggaaataccaagcaccgcccaccagccggagcacaaccaataggaacaatctctctctgaaatgacctgtgattggtcaaagtctcccgtcacgggctagattttctaaagtctgaaaacagagccatgaggaggtgcagaagtctagttatctctcacaacacttgaattacaatatgctgaaaggttattatggattttttgcccaatgatgccaaaaactttgttgcctactgcagctttaaggctgTGAGTCCATTAGTCCTACAGCCAGCTGTCTGATACAGCCTGATCCACTGTATTCTACAACACAGGGCTGCACAATGACGTTGTACTTGTGGTCTcttcacactacacacacatagaacACAAATATTTCaattacaatagaataaagcaaCATGTAATGTCATCTCATCTACCCAGAGAGACTTTAGAGGTTTAGAGGGTGTTGGAAAAGGTAGTGGTATGGTCATGTGTAAAACTATTTTGCCCAGAAAGAACTAAATGTTATCAACACGTTTCAGTAGAAAGGGATCCAACAAATACAACACCACCGCACACTACGCAGCCCACATGACAACGTCGAGGATGGAGGACCGGACCCATGTTGAACCTAATAAAGCCGAATGCTCCTCTACACACTTTGAGCGTCTCACCTCTGGTCAACGAAGACAAATTTGCCGTCGATGGCGTGTCGGGAGACGTACTCCGTGGGCTTCACCCTGATGTCCGCCAGGCTGGGCTGGGGGACGATGTGGGGGTGCAGGCGGCCGATGGCTACCAGGCAGCTCAGGTTGCAGCCCTCATTGTCGGGCTCGTTGTCCTCGTCCAGACCCATCTTGGTGGGTGGCCAGCTCTTCAGGTAGCCTGTGCTATGGATGGTGCAGAAGCTCTTACGGTCCGCTGTGAcggagggtgggggggagggCACACAGAGTTCATGTCAAcatacaacacaataaaaatacatctacaattattattttagacCAGAATACTGTTCAAGACATCGTTTCACTCATTTTGACTCATTCTAGGAATTCATCCATAACTTGTAGTGTAAACACACTAAACAGGAAAATCATGACCTGTGTGTCAtttcacaaccacaaactgtccTGCTTCACACGGGACTCACATTCTTCCCTTTGCAGTGTGGGACAGTGATTACAGGCAGGCCTACCACGCCCACGCCTGAATGCATCCTGAGTAGACACAGACGCTGCTGAACCAGCGGTCTGTAGATATGTGTCTACCTTCTTAAGATAACTGCACATCTCCAGTTttaccacaaaaacaaaaacaaaacaaaaacaaaaaaaaatactccataTCTTGGATCCCCGTGAGagtgatctgtttattgattcATGTTCTAAAAATATCAGAATAAAAGATTCTACACTAAAATGGAAAGATATTGTGTCACCATGTGCCTCTGAGGAGTTTAACATCTCTCCGTTGTGAAACACAAAGCACGAGATCAGAGGGAGAATGGAGTTAGTCTGCAGGAAACAGCTAAACACTCAACATGAATGGTGACACAGTCAGTCTGGGTTGTGTGACTATAAAGATACTTAGTTTAGATTTATCCACATGAGTCCCCAAAACTGTCCCATCACTGAGTTATGGGTCAGTCCAGAGGACTTCATGTCCACAGCACTTGGTTGTAATGAGTCAGTGTGAACATGATATGGACtacaactagggatgctaattttgaaaaaaaaaattctcaaccgataaccgaccctcgttaaccgattattaaccgttaaccgattattaaccgttaaccgacgagacccgtccgggagcgttaacttagcagctacgatgctgcgtgtagtgtcgcggacatgcagccactttcccagtaaaagtctccaccgcacatttagtttagtatagcaggttgtcagctgtgtgtctgcccggattaacgattGGCAGCGATTGTCCGATAAACATTGTGCGTGTTTGtgctcctccgctccgctcaagcgagctggagagaccgggagccgacttcctgtatcctgcaactccggctccgcctcttaaggtaggctgttaaggtggaccagcttttcttcTTAAAGTGACGaaccgctcctctgagccgttcagctttttaattaattattaacatttcttttaaccgttttaaccgatagcgttaatcggttaaaatgcttaatatcggttaacggttaattattgaccTCCCTACTCCTTAGAGCTTTCATTATCTAATATAATACAAATTGATTCCATTTGACCATTTGTTTAAAAGGTGCTTAATTCAATATGGCAtgatatatcatcatcaactattgtctatgtaaagatatagaggagtaatgtctacctgagcagagaatgaagtctctctgtgtgtgttggaatcagagcttctctgtgcttttagtgcatgtgagcatgccccgcTGGCtcgctcacggccgccgctctgcactgctgaTAACGCGTTAATCgcttaaaattcttaatgtcggttaaacggttaattattaacatccctaactACAACTAAAAAGGCAACAACGACCCGacctacaggtgtgaaagcttCCTCATTTCCCACTATCAGCCAGCAATTACTGCTCTTCTTACCAATTTGGAGTTTTACTCGCACAGATCATTTGGAGCTGCTTCCCATCCCTCTGGGCAGGATATAACCTGTTCAAATCCCTGCTGTGACTTACCAGTATGACCGCGGTCAAGAGGTCAACTAAGTGGAAACACCCCACAGCTTAACACCAGTCTGCCATAAATAAGGCTCgagtaaataaacacattaatgcatgcaCTCGATGAGGCCAACTTCCTCCGTTGTGTAACGGAGGTGTCCTCGTGCTAACTGATGTGTGATTCCTGCTTCTAATAAGGATGTGCTTCTAAAAATATAGTGAGAGGAAAGACCAGGAAGCAGGCGTTGCTTTCATAAGAAGCTAAGTGAAAGACTGGAGACACGACAGTGTGTGAAGTACAGAAGAGTAAAGGGCTGAAGGTAGAGAAGAGCCCTCGACTGGCTCTCAAAGATAAAGATTGACGGGCAGATGCTTTGAGCAGCACGGAGCTTCTTCTACCGTGACCTGCTGTTCAGGGCGAGAGGAGGATTGTGGGTGACAGAATTCCagttttaattcatgtttttttaacagaacTAACCTTTTTTCTTAGAGCAGGTGGAGGGAAAGTCTTTATCCTCTACTTTGACGGAGGGCCTGTTGCACTTCATCCTGCAGAAAAACGAGCGTCTGGCTCCGGAGCAGAGTCTAGACGGGCCGGGGGTGATGTCGGTCTTCACTGGAAGACCAGctgcaaaatacacacacacatgcaaatggTTAACATAGCAGCTTTCAAAACTATCACTTCTGGGTTCTTtacttcatatcattgtttttttaatgtccaGGGCGGACACTTTCAGAACGGGATTGCATTATCGGCTGAAACTTGTTTCATCATActcaaacacaaaaataacatGGGAAAAATAAcgcatgtttgtgtgtaataACATCCATCCGTCTCAAACTCCGGTAGCCAGATTCATTTGGGCTTTCGATTTCCACTGCCTCTGTTTAAGTCTTCAATGATGCAATGATTTGCATCCATCCATGCAGTCTGACAATAGTTTTTCTACTGAGAAAAAGTACTCCACTATTACTAGCCATCGGCCCTCTGTAGGGGGGTCAAAGAGCAGTTCTATTTAGCACCATCGCCTTGACATAGCTTTTTACTATCTTTATCTATCAGACTTCCATCTcttctagggatgtcacgataccagaaatctagtagtccataccaataccagtgaactACCACGATTCTCCATACCAAattcgaaaaaaataaaagtaaatcccatgtaatgtgtacaCGTGTCTATATATAAtctcagattgcaagcagtagtttaaattcactaacatggtgacatttcactgggtataggctaccagaggtgggaccaagtcattgttttgcaagtcacaagttaagtctcaagtctgtgactcaagtcccaactcaggtctcgagtcctaaacaagccaGATGAGCTCTTCATCAAATGTAacgtcattttaacagcagagtaactggatccaactggtgctcagtaatgtaacgttagttcttcatggtttttctcctgaaacttgattggatgctgttggattggttcaaacaaagtggatctggggagttaagtgtaagataatcaaatgccagtcccaataacattcaccagaaataaagagtccagagttcaataaaaaaacaaaaaaaacaccacttctCAGAGATTAagcaataagcaacaaaagatagaaattcagtttgttcagttcagttttttccctcacgagtgaatcctcttctcgaaCATAAAGGATCTCTGGATCTCGCTTCAGCATGGCGCTGTTTTGTGTGTGAGcggaggacagaagcagccgcATTTGGCGCTCAGTGAGTGTTAATTTCAGACCttgcaggcatcgtacggtaccttcggtactgtagaaaacgtGTACCATCGCGTTTATAGAaatttggcatcgacttggtaccgaagtatcggttctcgtgacatccctaatctcTTCTTTGTGAAAATTCCTTCTgccaaattacaaaataaaagctcataTATCATGCTATTATTAACCTCTGGTACCACAAGCTGAATCCACAATAACAGAGGCGTCAGTGTGCTAACACTACCGCTGCTacttaaatcacagcacaaaaggaaaataaatggaCAAAACACAGATATGAACTGCAGAAAAAAGGGGTTTGACCGTTTTAAAATGACACCATTTGATAGACAGTACAACCACCGGAGAGGCTTTCTGGCGTCATGAGGCAGCCTTGAGTTTGCTGCCTGGTACCGCGAGGACTCAACAGATTAAGATGAACGCTCCGATTCTACACAATAGATGACGTGTGTTTGGGGATTTGCTTACTTTTAGCATCGATGAGCCTCTCTCGTGGGGCCGTATCAGAAGAGGACAGCTGCTCTTTGACCTTGGCAATGTCCTTGGGGTGAAGGTAGTCGAACAGGCTCTGACCGATCAGGTCGTTCTGTgtgagacacaaagagagaacaGAGGGATCAGGTTCAGGGTCATACCCGGTTTAGGGTTATACCCGACTCAGGGTCATACCCGACTCAGGGTCATACCTGGCTGTAGTTGAGAATCTTGTAGACGGATTCGGAAACAAAGAGGATCTTTCCGCGGTCACACCCGACCACGAACAGGAAACCATCAGCAGCCTGCattatcaaacacacacaacactggaATAAATATGGggaatgtcacaaaaaagtggTACTATTAGGTGTTGGAAGTTTAATAACTTGCACTGCACTCACCCTTAGTATCAAGTGCTTCAGTTCATCATCGGAGAGGAAGGAAGGCTTGTAGTTGGCCTCTGTGTACGGGTTGGCTGCACCTGCACACAACAGTAGACACGGCGCTCACGCATGACGTATTCACTCTGCAGCTGCACGGGTAACACTGCTCGGAGCCTTCTGGAGTCAAAGTCATAAGTAGCTATTTTCCATCTACTTCAAGTAAGTTATGAAGCCAGGATTCTGGTAAACAGACATGTTTtactgaaaaacagtttttttgcaATCGGTCAACAGGATTGTTGATCAGTACCGAGTGAATCTGGCTTTAATAACCAGCATATCCTTTACTGAACAGGTATCTCCCTAACTGCTCCAAGATGGTCCTTCAAGTGATCACAACATGTTTTGTTCTCCGTTCATGAATAGACCCAGGAAGCTGAGAGAGTCAACACTGTTGCAATTCTTACTAAGAAAGTTTACCTACAAACCTGTCCTTTCTTTCTGCAGATCACATTTTTCACTTCAGAGCTGGACAAGGGTCAGAACTCTACATACTAGTCGCTTACAGTTATGACCACGGCTTACCTAAAACCTCATACATTGAGCCAATATTCATCCTAACCTCTGAGTGTCTTCATGTGCTGGACGGCCATGCGCAGCACCGTCAGCTTGTCTAGTTTGCGGGACATGGCGTTGCAGGTGGGCACCAGCGACGCCAGCTCGTCGATGAAGCTGTTCATCTTGTCCCTGCGACGCTTCTCGATCTGGCTGTGAGCCTCTCTGTGGAGGGAGAAGCATCAGACAGTTACAGACGGTCATCGTACATCGATTATTATCCTCAGAAAtccaaagaagagaaaaaaacatttggttgCATGTCACCTGTTGTATAAAGAGTAGCACGCAGTAAATTATCCTTCAATGGGCCTCACAAAGCTAACACGATGTAAATCATGGAGCTCGACACTAAGAACACGCTGCTCTCTGAAGAGGAAATGCCCTCGGTGTTGTTTCTATCTTTCAGGACATCCCAGAGTCTGTCCAActgctctgtctgtcttcacTAGCTGCTACTAGTGGGACTGTTCTTTCCACGCCAGAGAAAGAGAGCTTGTCATCAGCCATTAGCTATGCTCTTACAGTCCCTTAGTTCCGCATAATGCTCCGATCCACACACTTCAATGTATAAAGTTTCTTATTATCAACGTACACAAAGCTCTCTCTGTTGCCCATCAGACAGAGGGACATTTAATTCATGTAGGAGAGATTAGACGGCGgtggggagggggagagagaacgGATAGGGGAGTGGTTATACCTGGCATTCTTAATCCGGCCCTGTTGGTCACTGGaaagacaaaacacagaaatattAGAGAGGAGAAAATTGGCAAAAAGGGAATGTTTAAGAGAGAATAAGCTTCAAGGTTTGAGGTTCAATTTCTAGGACAGGAGGTATTTAAAGAGCcagggagagaaagggagggagggggaagaGGCCCAGTAAAAGCAACCTCAGCATTGAGCTCTTTCTCACACGCAGTTATGGAGCGTAACAATGAGAATTATTTACGCCCCCACCCACTACAACTACGCCCATAAACCGGTTCCATCCTACACGGTCTGAAAGATGGATTGATTTTCTCCATCTGAGCAGATTAAAAGACAAATGAGGACGCTTTCAGCATTGAGAACTATGGAGTTAGGGAGGTTGGGTTTAACTGatttaaaaagggaaactggataACAGGGAATGGGATAAAACTACAGCAAATACAACAATAGTGAAGATTACAGCAGC encodes the following:
- the arntl1a gene encoding aryl hydrocarbon receptor nuclear translocator-like 1a isoform X2 produces the protein MEGDDFNTEAVMNICDDLMADQRMDISSTMTDFMSPGSTDLISSSISTPGMDYTRKRKGSTTDYHDMDPDKDKLGSDQQGRIKNAREAHSQIEKRRRDKMNSFIDELASLVPTCNAMSRKLDKLTVLRMAVQHMKTLRGAANPYTEANYKPSFLSDDELKHLILRAADGFLFVVGCDRGKILFVSESVYKILNYSQNDLIGQSLFDYLHPKDIAKVKEQLSSSDTAPRERLIDAKTGLPVKTDITPGPSRLCSGARRSFFCRMKCNRPSVKVEDKDFPSTCSKKKADRKSFCTIHSTGYLKSWPPTKMGLDEDNEPDNEGCNLSCLVAIGRLHPHIVPQPSLADIRVKPTEYVSRHAIDGKFVFVDQRATAILAYLPQELLGTSFYEYFHQDDIGHLAECHRQVLQMREKINTNCYKFKIKDGSFITLRSRWFSFMNPWTKEVEYIVSTNTVVSCPMMEGSDYPQSAASPQSMDSVLTSEAGGGRRALQTVPGIPGGTRAGAGKIGRMIAEEVMEIQRIRGSSPSSCGSSPLNITSTPPPDTCSPGGKKIQNGGTPDLPSTGIIPGPDSVGYPYSNQSIMSDNSHLSIDIMDEPGSSSPSNDEAAMAVIMSLLEADAGLGGPVDFSDLPWPL
- the arntl1a gene encoding aryl hydrocarbon receptor nuclear translocator-like 1a isoform X1, whose amino-acid sequence is MEGDDFNTEAVMNICDDLMADQRMDISSTMTDFMSPGSTDLISSSISTPGMDYTRKRKGSTTDYQIDGFSFDDMDPDKDKLGSDQQGRIKNAREAHSQIEKRRRDKMNSFIDELASLVPTCNAMSRKLDKLTVLRMAVQHMKTLRGAANPYTEANYKPSFLSDDELKHLILRAADGFLFVVGCDRGKILFVSESVYKILNYSQNDLIGQSLFDYLHPKDIAKVKEQLSSSDTAPRERLIDAKTGLPVKTDITPGPSRLCSGARRSFFCRMKCNRPSVKVEDKDFPSTCSKKKADRKSFCTIHSTGYLKSWPPTKMGLDEDNEPDNEGCNLSCLVAIGRLHPHIVPQPSLADIRVKPTEYVSRHAIDGKFVFVDQRATAILAYLPQELLGTSFYEYFHQDDIGHLAECHRQVLQMREKINTNCYKFKIKDGSFITLRSRWFSFMNPWTKEVEYIVSTNTVVSCPMMEGSDYPQSAASPQSMDSVLTSEAGGGRRALQTVPGIPGGTRAGAGKIGRMIAEEVMEIQRIRGSSPSSCGSSPLNITSTPPPDTCSPGGKKIQNGGTPDLPSTGIIPGPDSVGYPYSNQSIMSDNSHLSIDIMDEPGSSSPSNDEAAMAVIMSLLEADAGLGGPVDFSDLPWPL
- the arntl1a gene encoding aryl hydrocarbon receptor nuclear translocator-like 1a isoform X3; its protein translation is MADQRMDISSTMTDFMSPGSTDLISSSISTPGMDYTRKRKGSTTDYQIDGFSFDDMDPDKDKLGSDQQGRIKNAREAHSQIEKRRRDKMNSFIDELASLVPTCNAMSRKLDKLTVLRMAVQHMKTLRGAANPYTEANYKPSFLSDDELKHLILRAADGFLFVVGCDRGKILFVSESVYKILNYSQNDLIGQSLFDYLHPKDIAKVKEQLSSSDTAPRERLIDAKTGLPVKTDITPGPSRLCSGARRSFFCRMKCNRPSVKVEDKDFPSTCSKKKADRKSFCTIHSTGYLKSWPPTKMGLDEDNEPDNEGCNLSCLVAIGRLHPHIVPQPSLADIRVKPTEYVSRHAIDGKFVFVDQRATAILAYLPQELLGTSFYEYFHQDDIGHLAECHRQVLQMREKINTNCYKFKIKDGSFITLRSRWFSFMNPWTKEVEYIVSTNTVVSCPMMEGSDYPQSAASPQSMDSVLTSEAGGGRRALQTVPGIPGGTRAGAGKIGRMIAEEVMEIQRIRGSSPSSCGSSPLNITSTPPPDTCSPGGKKIQNGGTPDLPSTGIIPGPDSVGYPYSNQSIMSDNSHLSIDIMDEPGSSSPSNDEAAMAVIMSLLEADAGLGGPVDFSDLPWPL